A single region of the Salvia miltiorrhiza cultivar Shanhuang (shh) chromosome 8, IMPLAD_Smil_shh, whole genome shotgun sequence genome encodes:
- the LOC131000615 gene encoding protein S40-4-like — MAASKSYCARANYRFLPNDQALSNDPMIFELDESDVWNAAVRSQSPEIRKTSNSRLSRKPSSVAGGNGRVGGPSSLPVNVPDWSKILKDEYMDNRRRESDDYYDEDDCEESGDRIPPHEFLARQMARTRISSFSVHEGIGRTLKGRDLSRVRNAIWQKTGFED; from the coding sequence ATGGCTGCATCCAAAAGCTACTGCGCCAGAGCAAACTACAGATTCCTCCCGAACGATCAGGCTCTCAGTAACGATCCGATGATCTTCGAGCTCGACGAGTCGGACGTCTGGAACGCGGCGGTGCGATCGCAGTCGCCGGAGATTCGCAAGACGAGTAATTCCAGACTCTCACGGAAACCGTCGTCAGTGGCGGGGGGCAACGGACGCGTCGGCGGTCCGTCGTCGCTGCCGGTGAACGTCCCCGACTGGTCGAAGATTCTGAAGGACGAGTACATGGATAATCGCCGGAGAGAGAGCGACGACTATTACGACGAGGACGACTGCGAGGAGAGCGGCGATCGGATTCCGCCGCACGAGTTTCTGGCGCGTCAAATGGCGAGGACTAGGATCTCCTCCTTCTCGGTGCACGAAGGGATCGGGAGGACTCTCAAGGGCAGAGATCTCAGCAGGGTCAGAAATGCGATTTGGCAGAAAACTGGTTTCGAGGATTGa
- the LOC131000568 gene encoding uncharacterized protein LOC131000568 — protein sequence MNEYGRYFVVNYGGAFNGYEYIGGSSKNLHIFGDTMASTVYMINYLMMENSLSTNYSLYYLTKRLNGRVYSKNILADDNDLLQLLASQPHFPEIYVVEDDYSGGVYVPSFDLPQSSGYGGESSATFEGGDGLEAIQRYAYLDLSAGDSPAQQSVEPSVTWGNDQSTGWPSWDEPNPYQYDRLITDRCWGPADDQYTYEPQFVEDAGNVDEDYVPSSEAETDTSASEDLSEPENVRRAGIEYAGWQNLQIDEDDDEQVPGADELTNWLVPVIPLDAAAAVVDIEDYQLLPRELSKNMYFNSKDDLIVAIGLWNMKQGKEFSVSKSDSRRVYVKCKHSDTCPFKLHASSQDGVIWGVYKFTNEHSCDGELGRVARIKAPAKVVAAYLAQKIHDDCEILKPKAIQLELRREFGVQIKYDVALRARNRATEMVYGRHDQSFEMLPKYLYMLRQSNPGCEPHTRGQHEGTGSHPHHPLDDPNRTRV from the coding sequence atgaatgaatatgggagatactttgtggttaattatggaggtgccttcaatggttatgagtacatcggcggctcttctaagaatttgcatattttcggagacacaATGGCCAGTACGGTGTACATGATAAATTACCTGATGAtggagaattcattgagcactaattacagcttgtattatttgacgaagagattaaatggcagggtatacagtaaaaatattcttgccgatgacaatgatttgcttcagttgctggcgtcgcagccacattttcctgagatttatgttgtTGAAGACGATTACAGTGGAGGAGTGTATGTTCCTTCGttcgatctccctcaatcttccgggtatggaggtgaatccagtgcaacattcgaaggtggggacggattggaagcaatccaaagatatgcttatttagacCTATCAGCCGGAGATTCACCGGCGCAACAAAGTGTTGAACCGTCGGTCACTTGGGGTAATGATCAGTCAACGGGTTGGCCTTCATGGGATGAGCCAAATCCGTACCAGTACGATCGCCTAATAACTGATCGTTGTTGGGGTCCAGCTGATGATCAATATACGTACGAGCCTCAGTTCGTGGAGGATGCTGGTAATGTAGATGAAGATTATGTTCCATCGTCTGAAGCCGAGACTGATACAAGCGCCTCTGAAGACTTGTCGGAGCCAGAGAACGTGAGAAGGGCGGGGATTGAATATGCAGGTTGGCAGAATTTGCAGATCGACGAGGATGATGACGAACAGGTTCCTGGAGCAGAtgaactaactaattggttagttccggTTATCCCGTTGGACGCCGCAGCGGCAGTTGTGGATATTGAAGATTATCAGCTATTGCCTCGGGAGTTGTCaaagaatatgtatttcaatagcaaagatgatctgatcgttgcaatcggtctgtggaacatgaagcaggGCAAGGAATTTTCTGTCAGCAAATCAGACAGCAGACGAGTCTACGTCAAATGCAAGCATTCAGATACGTGCCCCTTCAAGCTCCATGCATCGTCACAAGATGGAGTCATTTGGGGAGTGTATAAGTTCACCAATGAGCACTCATGCGACGGTGAGCTAGGGCGCGTAGCGCGAATAAAGGCCCCCGCAAAAGTCGTCGCAGCATATTTAGCACAGAAGATACACGACGATTGCGAGATCTTGAAGCCGAAGGCCATCCAGCTGGAGCTGCGACGTGAGTTTGGCGTACAGATCAAGTACGATGTTGCATTGCGAGCCCGTAATCGAGCCACTGAGATGGTTTATGGTCGACATGATCAGTCCTTCGAGATGCTGCCCAAGTACTTATACATGTTGAGACAATCCAATCCCG